The following coding sequences are from one Puniceicoccus vermicola window:
- a CDS encoding secretin N-terminal domain-containing protein: MNRFCKILFLSLMGLILIGPVALRAQQPDPFLFVDADIDTVFQELESLTGRSILRPQSIPAIQITFLPNQPLTEEEKIVALESLLSLNGISLVELSEKFLKAVPSASIMSEAPTLIVGSTLDREPTEAVYAKIFKLDFLTAEEATTAIQPILGGGGLLSLQKSNWLLVTDSLTNLQRIETILDQIDKKQASKEEVRFFQIRNMPAADLQQSLESFASGPLSRYFSGNTVITSVERSNQLVVVAHPDSMEMIEKLIGEFDVDVKPLTSSKVFYIRHAIAEEIATVIEQLVSNQREKEDDEVTVDREGSRNEGPLGSAPNAQGQTTVETSRTTPEAAALATAAVAKNAGRMQFSQFASLVFDERSNAVIVYGTDSDIEQIGKLIDQIDILLAQVRIEVVIVEVTLDEDQVRGIDAFGIQYNTNGENTLSLANNGDGGQIPLNIGGLAVTALTLPDFSMQTVFNVARGNGDVTVLSAPTVMTTHNREAHIIVAETRPIVTGSVISNDSSATRSNVEFKDIGIELTVKPLIAETGVIQMEILQTVENIVSIISDSDNPDLNGQPIIGTREAESFVSVKDQEIIVLGGLQERQRTLAKNKLAVLGNLPILGDWLFTRRTAQVRTRELLIFIKPNVMLAPSEANRDAIRMLENLDEKESVKNYLEKGEFDSMKIPRINPDVDAVEPIDKQIENETGEGPEE, translated from the coding sequence ATGAATCGTTTCTGCAAAATCCTATTTCTCTCTTTGATGGGGCTGATATTGATCGGCCCCGTAGCCCTCCGCGCTCAGCAGCCGGATCCGTTTCTCTTCGTCGATGCAGACATCGATACCGTTTTCCAGGAATTGGAGAGTCTGACAGGCCGATCCATTTTGCGCCCTCAGTCGATCCCCGCGATCCAGATCACCTTTCTCCCGAATCAGCCTCTGACCGAGGAGGAGAAAATCGTCGCCTTGGAGAGTCTGTTGAGTCTCAACGGCATCTCGCTGGTTGAGCTCTCGGAGAAGTTTTTGAAGGCGGTCCCCAGTGCTTCGATCATGAGCGAGGCCCCGACCTTGATTGTCGGATCCACGCTTGATCGGGAGCCGACGGAGGCCGTGTATGCGAAAATCTTTAAACTGGATTTTCTCACCGCCGAAGAAGCCACAACCGCAATCCAGCCGATCCTGGGAGGGGGGGGGCTCTTGTCGCTTCAGAAATCCAACTGGCTTTTGGTGACGGATTCGCTGACGAATTTGCAGAGGATCGAAACGATCCTCGACCAGATCGATAAGAAGCAGGCTTCGAAGGAAGAGGTGCGTTTCTTCCAGATCCGAAATATGCCTGCTGCGGATCTTCAGCAGAGTCTGGAGTCTTTTGCCAGTGGACCGCTGTCCCGGTATTTCTCCGGCAATACCGTCATCACCTCGGTCGAGCGGTCGAACCAGTTGGTCGTCGTCGCCCATCCGGATAGTATGGAGATGATCGAGAAGCTCATCGGAGAGTTCGATGTGGATGTTAAGCCACTGACCTCAAGCAAGGTTTTCTACATCCGTCACGCGATTGCGGAGGAGATCGCAACAGTGATTGAACAGCTGGTTTCGAACCAGCGGGAGAAAGAAGACGACGAGGTTACCGTCGACCGAGAGGGATCTCGCAACGAGGGTCCTTTGGGCTCGGCTCCCAACGCCCAAGGGCAGACGACCGTTGAGACATCGCGGACGACTCCGGAGGCAGCGGCTTTGGCCACCGCCGCGGTTGCGAAGAACGCCGGGCGAATGCAGTTCAGCCAATTTGCGAGCTTGGTTTTCGACGAACGCAGTAATGCCGTGATCGTATACGGGACGGATAGTGACATCGAGCAGATTGGGAAATTGATCGATCAGATCGATATCCTCCTCGCTCAGGTCCGCATCGAGGTCGTGATCGTTGAAGTGACCCTGGATGAGGACCAAGTGCGGGGCATTGATGCTTTCGGGATCCAGTACAATACCAACGGAGAGAATACTCTTAGCTTGGCCAACAACGGTGATGGCGGTCAGATCCCACTCAACATTGGTGGGTTGGCTGTGACTGCGTTGACTCTGCCCGATTTCTCAATGCAGACCGTATTCAACGTAGCCCGCGGGAATGGGGATGTCACCGTCCTCTCGGCACCGACGGTGATGACGACTCACAATCGTGAGGCTCATATCATCGTCGCGGAAACCCGGCCGATCGTAACGGGCTCGGTCATTAGTAATGATTCCAGTGCGACTCGCAGTAATGTGGAGTTTAAGGACATCGGGATTGAATTGACGGTGAAGCCCCTGATCGCCGAGACCGGGGTCATCCAGATGGAAATTCTCCAGACGGTGGAGAACATTGTTTCGATCATTTCCGATTCGGACAACCCGGATCTCAACGGTCAGCCGATCATTGGTACCCGAGAGGCAGAGTCTTTTGTCAGTGTGAAAGATCAGGAAATTATCGTCCTCGGAGGATTGCAGGAGCGGCAGCGAACTCTGGCCAAGAACAAATTGGCGGTCCTGGGAAATCTGCCCATTCTGGGGGACTGGCTCTTCACTCGCCGGACGGCTCAGGTTCGCACGCGCGAACTGCTGATCTTTATTAAGCCGAACGTTATGCTCGCACCTTCGGAGGCCAATCGGGATGCCATTCGTATGCTCGAAAATTTGGATGAGAAGGAGTCGGTGAAGAACTACCTTGAGAAGGGAGAGTTCGATTCGATGAAGATCCCGCGCATCAACCCCGACGTCGATGCGGTGGAGCCGATCGACAAGCAGATCGAGAACGAGACGGGAGAGGGGCCAGAGGAATGA
- a CDS encoding type II secretion system F family protein: protein MAKFSYTARDASGQSTRGEVEASDRVQATRRLRGMGLRPTSIQEAVSKKRTTQKEKSGKKVAPPGDVQVDAFLKMLLGLVKGGMAIGDAVRNLRDRATSPRLQSLAAAVWARLSDGSTLGQALKDAAPGRSRDTMNTVIEIGEQTGNLPPILEELLAQRDESRDVRRKLIGSLLYPTFLFGMALAVAAFLLFFLMPRVQSTVEGLGSGLSPFAAFLIGASNVLLLAAPILAVTVLIAFLISLVVRRTPEGRFKYDRFLLKVPIVGAIVRDSEVYRLCSILSLLLGSGIHASQAFSLTRQAIRNLELRRRFEEVRNLVNEGASVAVSLQQHGLLNPTASDLLKVGEETGELSSGFETLREEYRESLSNRLRNLTIIVSGAAIGGAFLFVTMVALAVVTSIFQVGNSIGL from the coding sequence ATGGCAAAGTTTAGCTATACGGCGCGAGACGCTTCCGGCCAGTCAACCCGTGGAGAGGTCGAGGCCTCGGACCGAGTACAGGCCACTCGAAGGCTACGGGGCATGGGGCTGCGTCCGACGAGTATTCAGGAAGCGGTTTCGAAAAAGCGAACGACTCAGAAGGAGAAATCCGGCAAGAAAGTGGCACCCCCAGGGGATGTGCAGGTGGATGCCTTCCTGAAAATGCTCTTGGGTCTGGTGAAAGGGGGAATGGCCATCGGAGATGCTGTGCGCAACCTGCGAGACCGCGCGACTTCTCCGCGATTGCAAAGCCTCGCGGCAGCGGTGTGGGCGAGGTTGAGTGATGGATCTACCTTGGGCCAGGCTCTCAAGGATGCGGCCCCGGGCCGGAGTCGTGATACCATGAATACGGTCATCGAGATCGGCGAGCAGACCGGAAACCTTCCACCAATCCTCGAGGAGTTGTTGGCTCAGCGGGACGAGAGCCGCGACGTGCGACGAAAGCTCATCGGGAGTCTGCTGTATCCGACATTTTTGTTCGGCATGGCGCTGGCCGTGGCGGCGTTTCTTTTATTCTTTTTGATGCCGCGGGTCCAATCCACTGTCGAAGGATTGGGTTCGGGGCTTTCTCCCTTTGCGGCCTTTTTGATTGGGGCCTCCAATGTCCTCCTGCTGGCAGCTCCCATCCTGGCGGTCACGGTATTGATTGCCTTTTTGATTTCTTTGGTCGTGCGCCGGACGCCCGAGGGGCGGTTCAAGTATGACCGATTCTTGCTGAAGGTTCCGATCGTGGGAGCGATTGTTCGTGATTCGGAAGTTTACCGTCTCTGCAGTATTCTTTCCTTGCTGCTCGGGAGCGGAATCCACGCATCGCAGGCTTTTTCGCTGACCCGACAGGCAATCCGGAATCTGGAGCTACGCAGGCGTTTTGAAGAAGTGCGTAACCTCGTGAATGAGGGTGCCTCGGTGGCCGTCTCCTTGCAACAGCACGGCCTGCTCAATCCGACGGCCTCCGACCTCTTGAAGGTGGGCGAGGAGACCGGAGAACTCTCTTCCGGGTTTGAGACCCTGCGGGAAGAATACCGCGAGTCGTTGAGCAATCGACTCCGCAATCTGACGATCATTGTCTCTGGAGCGGCGATCGGGGGAGCCTTTCTCTTTGTGACCATGGTCGCCTTGGCGGTGGTCACGTCAATTTTCCAAGTCGGGAATTCGATCGGGTTGTAG
- a CDS encoding type II secretion system protein GspK — protein sequence MNFRQGGVLLVVLGVLAAMGMVVSLLASYALERSLLAETRGGESRSGVGLRLSSAIEAGMASLHAFEEIAEGLHDPSEGWGRPAELLSGWPTELDGIEVQIFDESNRPGLSLLGEDQLLDLLEESGFSKGEASELRDLLLDWMDEDDDERYQGRENSNLGRGRDPWVPNRMPKSWNEIWSIPEWGEAAFDGQGALLPWAEEFSSRFSLDHDSPANINSVDREMVEWLHDADVISYPSWLDERDGIDNEEGTENDRVLTELPGGEDGEMGELFSSESQVLRIRASLLVGERYVWKEAWIAKDSEGEEQEGQRPEPVNSEEGEAAWGNWKLIDVREGLSLVLDDEKKEG from the coding sequence ATGAATTTTCGCCAAGGCGGAGTTTTGCTGGTGGTACTCGGGGTTCTGGCGGCGATGGGGATGGTGGTTTCACTCTTGGCGAGTTATGCTCTTGAGCGATCCCTGCTTGCAGAGACCCGGGGTGGGGAGTCCCGGTCGGGAGTTGGATTGAGGCTTTCAAGCGCGATTGAAGCGGGCATGGCTTCGCTCCATGCGTTTGAGGAGATTGCGGAAGGGTTGCACGATCCTTCCGAGGGCTGGGGGCGGCCTGCTGAACTTCTGAGCGGCTGGCCGACGGAATTGGACGGGATTGAGGTGCAGATCTTTGATGAATCGAATCGTCCCGGTTTATCTCTTCTCGGGGAGGATCAACTACTGGATCTTTTAGAGGAATCGGGTTTCTCGAAGGGGGAAGCCTCGGAATTGCGGGATTTGCTTCTCGATTGGATGGATGAGGATGATGACGAGCGTTACCAAGGTCGGGAGAACTCGAATCTGGGACGCGGTCGTGATCCCTGGGTGCCGAATCGAATGCCAAAGTCCTGGAATGAGATTTGGTCGATTCCGGAGTGGGGGGAAGCGGCCTTCGACGGGCAAGGTGCGCTTTTGCCTTGGGCAGAGGAGTTTTCCTCGCGTTTCAGTCTCGATCACGATTCTCCAGCCAACATCAATTCGGTAGATCGGGAAATGGTGGAATGGTTGCACGATGCCGATGTCATTTCTTACCCGAGCTGGCTCGATGAGCGGGATGGTATCGATAATGAAGAGGGAACCGAAAATGATCGGGTTTTGACCGAATTGCCGGGAGGCGAGGACGGAGAGATGGGTGAACTTTTCTCGTCGGAAAGTCAGGTTCTTCGAATTCGCGCAAGTCTCCTCGTGGGCGAACGCTATGTTTGGAAGGAAGCCTGGATCGCGAAGGATTCCGAAGGTGAAGAACAAGAAGGTCAGCGTCCTGAACCCGTGAACTCGGAAGAGGGTGAAGCTGCCTGGGGGAATTGGAAACTCATCGATGTGCGGGAAGGGCTGTCCTTGGTTCTTGATGATGAGAAAAAAGAAGGGTAA
- a CDS encoding cytochrome c3 family protein, with amino-acid sequence MANVFPSWINRAPLRIIGCLLLVVGGIISGIYYYMTPKWARVGYEPVQPVAFSHDIHVSQLGMDCRYCHTFVDRSEHSNVPATNTCMACHSMVQTDSPALQPVRDSYANGEPIPWVRVHKTPDYVFFNHSVHVNRGVSCVECHGQVNEMETVYHAKPLSMAFCLDCHRNPEKHIRPLDKVYDLTWKPESEKAQLEMGEELVQHWKVNPPESCSGCHR; translated from the coding sequence ATGGCTAACGTCTTCCCCTCCTGGATAAACCGAGCCCCACTCCGAATCATTGGCTGCCTATTGCTAGTGGTCGGTGGGATCATCTCTGGTATCTACTATTACATGACGCCGAAGTGGGCGCGGGTTGGATACGAGCCGGTGCAGCCGGTGGCATTCAGCCACGACATTCACGTCTCCCAATTGGGGATGGATTGCCGTTACTGCCACACTTTTGTCGATCGCTCCGAGCACTCGAACGTGCCGGCGACGAACACCTGCATGGCCTGCCACAGCATGGTGCAGACGGATTCTCCGGCATTGCAGCCCGTGCGTGATAGTTATGCGAACGGTGAGCCGATCCCCTGGGTTCGCGTTCACAAGACTCCGGATTACGTATTTTTCAACCACTCCGTGCACGTGAATCGCGGAGTCAGCTGCGTGGAGTGTCACGGACAGGTCAACGAAATGGAAACGGTATACCACGCCAAGCCACTTTCGATGGCCTTCTGCTTGGATTGTCACCGCAATCCGGAGAAGCACATTCGCCCCTTGGACAAAGTTTACGACCTCACCTGGAAGCCCGAGTCGGAAAAGGCTCAGCTGGAAATGGGTGAGGAGCTCGTTCAGCACTGGAAAGTCAACCCACCGGAGTCCTGCTCTGGTTGCCACCGATGA
- a CDS encoding NAD(P)/FAD-dependent oxidoreductase, whose protein sequence is MMHRSLPEIPPTKNYPCLPTPYSLVVFRNDLPLAAIMDFDVIIIGGSFAGLSAALYIARARRSVCIVDKGSPRNRFADHSHGLLGMDGVDPQTILTRARKQLTSYPSVHFIDKRAVEAKAIPDGFSVKLSTERTFKSSRLILAYGLSDQLPTIPGLQERWGKTVLHCPYCHGYEFSDRHLGVLYLSSISILQAIVVSDWGPTTLYLNGESQPEEESLAQLHERGIEIEPAPVTALQGEGESLAYLELEDGRHSPVDALYIAPATRQNSDLAQQLGCEFEEGPFGEFIKTNEERMTTVPGVFAAGDIARPKQNATWATADGVTVGVAAHHSFLF, encoded by the coding sequence ATGATGCATCGATCATTGCCTGAGATTCCCCCCACGAAAAATTACCCATGCCTCCCAACCCCTTATTCACTCGTTGTTTTCCGCAACGACCTGCCCCTTGCCGCCATCATGGATTTTGACGTTATCATCATTGGAGGCAGTTTCGCTGGATTGAGCGCCGCCTTGTACATCGCCCGCGCTCGTCGATCAGTCTGCATCGTCGATAAGGGCTCACCCCGCAACCGCTTTGCAGACCACTCCCATGGCCTCCTCGGAATGGATGGGGTCGACCCACAGACCATTCTCACCCGAGCTCGTAAACAGCTTACCTCCTACCCTTCGGTTCATTTCATCGACAAACGCGCAGTGGAGGCAAAAGCGATCCCCGACGGTTTCTCGGTAAAATTATCCACCGAGCGCACGTTCAAATCCTCCCGACTCATTCTTGCCTACGGCCTCTCCGACCAGCTCCCGACCATACCCGGCCTTCAAGAGCGCTGGGGCAAGACGGTCCTCCACTGCCCTTACTGCCACGGGTATGAGTTCAGCGACCGTCATTTGGGCGTCCTCTATCTATCCTCGATCTCCATTCTCCAAGCCATTGTCGTCTCGGACTGGGGTCCCACCACCCTCTACCTCAATGGAGAATCCCAGCCAGAGGAGGAGTCCCTGGCACAATTGCACGAACGCGGGATCGAGATCGAACCCGCTCCCGTCACCGCTCTTCAGGGAGAAGGAGAATCGCTGGCCTATTTGGAACTAGAAGATGGACGCCACTCTCCCGTAGACGCCCTCTACATCGCACCGGCAACCCGCCAGAATAGCGATCTGGCCCAACAGCTCGGCTGCGAATTCGAGGAAGGTCCGTTCGGGGAATTCATTAAGACCAACGAAGAGCGCATGACCACCGTCCCCGGAGTTTTTGCCGCCGGAGACATTGCCCGGCCGAAACAAAATGCCACTTGGGCGACCGCAGATGGCGTCACCGTCGGAGTCGCCGCTCACCACTCCTTTCTTTTCTAG
- a CDS encoding prepilin-type N-terminal cleavage/methylation domain-containing protein: MRGSGRNGFTLVEVLIALALSAAIFAAALNLLLGIVGAWEKARAGDLRADEDFRLFSFLRTYLETSDEEGLEVRNLPGDRGEMWLTFSIENSPLTRALSEEWSTEKFALVTDRDAIRLVPVVGDQEDRPRIDDGLALFSEGVELEYWNWDEDRERWEDVERLEARGVQEVEVPRYLLVHFPDETIRWIKLGNAEGDLALW, from the coding sequence ATGAGAGGGAGCGGGCGCAATGGATTCACCTTGGTCGAGGTGCTGATTGCTTTGGCATTGTCGGCTGCGATCTTTGCTGCGGCTTTGAATCTACTACTTGGCATCGTGGGAGCGTGGGAAAAGGCCCGAGCGGGCGATCTTCGGGCTGATGAGGATTTTCGTCTCTTTTCGTTCCTCCGCACTTATCTCGAGACTTCAGACGAAGAGGGGCTTGAAGTCAGGAATCTACCCGGAGATCGAGGGGAGATGTGGCTAACCTTTTCCATTGAGAACAGTCCATTGACCCGGGCTCTTTCGGAGGAGTGGTCCACTGAGAAATTTGCTTTGGTGACCGACCGGGATGCAATCCGTCTGGTGCCGGTGGTCGGAGATCAGGAGGATCGCCCCCGTATTGACGATGGCCTCGCCCTGTTCTCTGAGGGAGTCGAGCTTGAGTATTGGAACTGGGATGAAGATCGGGAGCGTTGGGAGGATGTTGAGCGATTGGAAGCTAGAGGAGTTCAGGAAGTTGAGGTGCCTCGGTACTTGCTGGTTCATTTTCCAGACGAGACGATCCGATGGATCAAATTAGGAAATGCTGAGGGAGATCTGGCGCTATGGTAA
- a CDS encoding Y-family DNA polymerase gives MAVREDRTSVLACVDDEARKQGVAPGMSTARALARCSHLAVLEKNPSAEESAMGWLIALGFGVSPRVEATAAGEVTVDLRGVKNLEEMAGQIADRADRAGIAIRVGISDTPERAQWASYGRSHLSHAVTDEGLFGGMGLHEIPLPAEILRRLREWGLTCLLEFVRFAKGAVASRLGPEGVLLWERMKGRRARLLTVIEEPPVFRREMELEHRVETLDQALFIIRRLLEEVCSSLLAAGKIARSLELFWRTEAKVEGGHGFALPEATARVTPLFAMIEAYLSGVRTEAALQLIGLEAEPGDPLPEQRDFFEISAKSPFQFQETVGRIQGFLGEEKVGVPVREPTHHPDACELVPASTRIQVEEGAMTYGKNLGPALRRFRPPRPIEVWCEEGRPVRCIWKRSSHRIQAVRGPWRISGDWWDPRYRWSQEEWDVEWGSQFFCRLVRVPSGKWRWEGVYD, from the coding sequence GTGGCAGTGCGAGAGGATCGAACGTCCGTGTTGGCCTGTGTCGACGATGAGGCACGGAAGCAAGGAGTCGCCCCGGGGATGTCCACGGCGCGGGCTCTGGCGCGGTGTTCGCATCTGGCCGTCTTGGAGAAGAACCCGTCGGCGGAAGAGTCGGCGATGGGATGGCTGATTGCTCTCGGTTTCGGGGTCTCTCCTCGAGTTGAGGCGACTGCCGCCGGAGAGGTTACAGTCGATCTGCGCGGGGTGAAGAATCTTGAGGAGATGGCCGGGCAGATTGCGGACCGGGCAGATCGGGCCGGGATCGCGATCCGGGTGGGCATTTCGGACACTCCGGAGCGAGCCCAGTGGGCGTCTTACGGGAGGTCACATCTTTCCCATGCGGTGACGGATGAAGGGCTTTTCGGGGGGATGGGGCTTCACGAGATTCCATTGCCGGCAGAGATTCTCAGGCGCTTGCGGGAGTGGGGGTTGACCTGTCTTCTCGAGTTCGTCCGCTTTGCCAAAGGGGCTGTTGCCAGCCGTCTCGGGCCTGAAGGGGTTCTCCTCTGGGAGCGGATGAAAGGACGCCGTGCCCGGCTGCTGACCGTCATTGAGGAGCCCCCTGTCTTTCGGCGGGAGATGGAGTTGGAGCATCGGGTCGAGACCCTCGATCAGGCTCTGTTCATCATTCGTCGCTTGTTGGAAGAGGTTTGTTCCTCGCTCCTGGCTGCAGGAAAGATCGCCCGCTCTTTGGAGCTTTTCTGGCGCACGGAGGCCAAGGTTGAAGGAGGCCATGGCTTTGCGCTCCCGGAAGCCACGGCACGCGTGACCCCGCTCTTTGCCATGATCGAGGCGTATCTCTCGGGGGTGCGGACAGAGGCGGCACTCCAGCTCATCGGTCTCGAGGCTGAACCGGGCGATCCACTCCCCGAGCAGCGGGACTTTTTCGAGATTTCGGCGAAGAGCCCCTTTCAGTTTCAAGAAACGGTGGGAAGGATTCAGGGCTTTCTCGGCGAGGAAAAGGTAGGAGTCCCCGTCCGCGAGCCCACCCATCATCCCGACGCCTGCGAGCTGGTGCCCGCCTCGACCCGAATCCAGGTTGAAGAGGGAGCCATGACGTACGGGAAGAACCTCGGGCCCGCCTTGCGACGCTTCCGTCCTCCGCGGCCCATTGAGGTCTGGTGTGAGGAGGGGAGGCCGGTGCGTTGTATCTGGAAGCGCTCGTCTCATCGCATCCAGGCCGTACGGGGCCCGTGGCGCATCTCCGGAGATTGGTGGGATCCTCGCTACCGATGGTCGCAGGAGGAGTGGGATGTCGAGTGGGGTAGCCAGTTCTTCTGTCGATTGGTTCGTGTTCCCAGCGGAAAATGGCGCTGGGAGGGGGTGTATGATTAG
- a CDS encoding GspE/PulE family protein → MSGSEPEVVSEGVVSEEGLLKALGIESDEEWFGCDRLGKIRYLSERLGISENETSRRVAAVANLPFVEDFVVDEDALVAVPSKLLHSLQFLPVKQDEDSEEGFSLETMVVWPLSPLEKRWIRTLSGRWPTVKMSTLDKVSERITERYGVGSASLEGQQSLTSLEDEEEVEDEDAAVIRFVNEVIRQALESRATDIHFEPHREKLAIRYRIDGELTKVAVPENLQSFQAAIISRIKIMAHLNISERRRPQDGRIGFHFGKDEIDIRISTFPTLYGESVSLRLLNQKSQAMSVDDLGLREFEKNIVGEVLRRPNGIILVTGPTGSGKSTSLNAFIRMIHSPSKRIMTVEDPVEYEVPGVNQTQIREDLGLTFARSLRHILRQDPDIIMVGEIRDRDTAEIAIRASLTGHLVLSTLHTNDAPGALTRLIDMEIEPFLIASSVELVIAQRLVRRLCSHCSEKRPVPSERALAMRRMLDLSLEGFDAENLELTYPVGCEWCRGLGYRGRVGVFEMLQVQRAAHDLVLERASSKKIREAAVGDGMKTLQQSAWDLMLSGISSPEEALRHVRTMEEDS, encoded by the coding sequence ATGAGCGGATCCGAACCAGAAGTCGTCTCGGAAGGTGTCGTTTCCGAGGAGGGGTTGTTGAAGGCCCTGGGAATCGAGTCCGACGAAGAATGGTTTGGCTGTGACCGATTGGGGAAGATTCGATACCTTTCGGAAAGACTGGGAATTTCAGAGAATGAGACTTCACGCCGGGTTGCGGCGGTCGCCAATCTCCCTTTCGTGGAGGACTTCGTCGTCGACGAGGACGCTCTTGTCGCCGTGCCGAGCAAGCTTCTGCACTCGCTGCAGTTCCTTCCGGTGAAACAGGATGAGGACTCTGAGGAAGGATTTTCCCTCGAGACGATGGTGGTGTGGCCGTTGAGCCCGTTGGAGAAACGCTGGATCCGCACTCTGAGCGGACGCTGGCCCACGGTCAAAATGAGCACACTCGACAAGGTGAGTGAGCGCATCACGGAACGATATGGAGTCGGTTCGGCAAGCCTTGAAGGCCAGCAGTCTTTGACCTCTCTGGAGGACGAAGAGGAGGTTGAAGACGAAGACGCCGCGGTGATCCGCTTCGTGAATGAGGTGATCCGACAGGCGTTGGAGAGCCGCGCCACGGATATTCATTTTGAACCTCATCGGGAAAAGCTGGCGATTCGCTATCGGATCGATGGCGAGCTGACCAAAGTGGCGGTCCCGGAAAATCTGCAAAGCTTTCAGGCCGCGATCATTTCTCGAATCAAGATCATGGCCCACCTGAATATTTCTGAGAGGCGTCGCCCTCAGGATGGCCGGATCGGATTCCATTTCGGCAAGGATGAGATTGATATTCGTATCTCAACCTTCCCCACACTTTACGGGGAAAGCGTCAGCTTGCGTTTGCTGAACCAGAAGAGTCAGGCCATGAGCGTCGATGATCTCGGCCTCCGGGAGTTTGAGAAGAATATCGTCGGGGAAGTCTTGAGGCGCCCCAACGGGATCATTTTGGTGACGGGTCCCACGGGGTCGGGGAAATCGACCTCGCTAAATGCATTCATCCGCATGATTCACTCGCCGAGCAAGCGGATCATGACGGTGGAGGATCCCGTTGAATATGAAGTGCCCGGCGTCAATCAGACTCAGATCCGCGAGGACCTAGGGCTGACCTTTGCGCGCTCGCTACGGCATATCTTGCGGCAGGATCCGGATATCATTATGGTCGGGGAAATTCGGGACCGCGACACGGCGGAGATCGCGATTCGTGCTTCTCTGACCGGGCACCTCGTGCTTTCTACGCTTCACACCAATGATGCCCCCGGGGCACTTACCCGGCTAATCGACATGGAGATCGAGCCCTTCCTGATCGCTTCGAGTGTCGAGCTCGTTATCGCTCAGCGCTTGGTTCGGCGACTCTGTTCGCACTGCTCGGAGAAGCGTCCGGTGCCTTCGGAAAGAGCTCTGGCGATGCGGCGCATGCTCGACTTGTCCCTTGAGGGATTTGATGCCGAGAACTTAGAGCTCACCTATCCGGTGGGTTGCGAATGGTGTCGTGGCCTGGGTTATCGCGGTCGTGTTGGAGTTTTTGAAATGCTGCAGGTCCAGAGAGCTGCGCATGATTTGGTCCTTGAGCGAGCGTCTTCCAAGAAAATCCGCGAGGCGGCGGTGGGTGATGGCATGAAGACGCTGCAACAAAGCGCTTGGGATCTGATGTTGTCAGGAATTTCATCTCCTGAAGAAGCGCTGCGGCACGTTCGCACAATGGAAGAGGACTCTTAG
- a CDS encoding prepilin-type N-terminal cleavage/methylation domain-containing protein produces the protein MQCPELVLRRNGRGFTLPEVLLALALLTVAAVAVGGAVRSSLNLLGRAREVRQPPIGWSVARDQVLLAESREELEEGDRMNLPNGDRVRWSANLDETEIPDLFMVELEIEAGDRESKERLFLFRPDWSVSVDRGPLMDDARREIQKRLDEVNR, from the coding sequence ATGCAGTGCCCTGAGTTAGTTTTGCGGCGTAACGGCCGGGGATTTACGCTACCCGAGGTGCTATTGGCGCTGGCTCTTTTGACGGTCGCTGCTGTTGCTGTCGGGGGGGCTGTTCGTTCTTCGCTGAACTTGTTGGGGCGAGCGCGAGAGGTCCGGCAGCCTCCGATCGGCTGGAGTGTTGCCCGGGATCAGGTTCTACTGGCAGAGAGTCGGGAGGAACTTGAGGAAGGGGACCGGATGAATCTGCCGAATGGCGATAGGGTTCGTTGGAGCGCGAATCTCGATGAGACGGAGATCCCCGATCTCTTTATGGTTGAGTTGGAGATTGAGGCGGGGGATCGGGAATCGAAAGAGAGGCTCTTTCTCTTTCGGCCTGACTGGTCCGTTTCGGTGGATCGGGGACCGTTGATGGATGATGCGAGGCGCGAGATTCAGAAGCGTCTGGATGAGGTAAATCGATGA